The sequence GAACTTTGCTGAAAAAAATTCTTTTGCTACAGAAGAGGACTGGGAGGAATTCTTAGCAGAAACTGGCAGTGAATCGCCAATCTCCAATGAACCAACTTTAGAGAGTGAGCCTGAAAAAAGAATACTTGAAAAAGGTCTAGAAGATTTACGAAATCAGCTTCAAACCTCTCACCAACGAGAAAAACGCTTACTACGACAAATAGAGCAGTTGGTTCGTGAAAATAAGGAACTGAAAGCAAAAGCTCATAGAGCTATTACGGGACAATCACAACCAATTGATCTTTGGGCTAGAATAGATCTACCCTCTCCTTTAGCGTATGCACAAAATTTGAGAATGGCAGAAACAGACCCGAATCGCTGCCACATCAACATGTTGAATGCTATTGGGATCGTTTCAAAATATTTTTCAGCGCTGATCTGTGCAGAGTATCTTCACGCTGGCTGCTTTTCAAAGGAATTAAATTCAGAATTACGTCATCGCTTTCGCCAAGGCCCGATGACAGATGGTAGTTGGGTTTGGGTCGGGAAACGAATCGCCAGAGCTTTTTACGATGCAGATTTGTATGGACAGCTGGTTCGGGAGGTTCCAAGAGCTTGGATTACAGAACGTGGAGAATGGGGTGGCTTTTCTGAAGCATTGCAACAATTGGTCAGCTATCGTAATCGCATCCACGATCCCGTTAATGCAGATTCAGGTCACGCTAGTGCCTGGTTAGAATTAGTTCTGCCGGTTTGGGTACAAATGTGTAAGTACAGCGAACCAATGACGTCATATGAGTTGCTCTTCATTGATCAGATCAGCGATTTCTCAGACGATCTTGGGGAGGAAGTGAGTTATTCAATCAAGCGATTACGGGGAGGATTTTTTGTACCTCCAAGTGAAACGCTCAAGCTTAGACAGCATCTTAAAAGTGGCCGTCTTTATCTACAGAGTGCGAACAGCCCGGATCTATTATCACTCCATCCATTCTTAACCTATGAGTATAGTCGAGTAACGAATAATCGTGAAACCTTCTGCTTAGATCAAATCCAGCATTCCACTTTGCACTACAAGGCTTTTCGCTACGCACACCGAAGTAGCCTTAATGACGATAAGCAGTTTCCACTGTAAATTGAGTCAGGGGCTGATTGAACATCAACCCCAATTTTTAGAGTAAAAGAGAAATTCAACATCCCTCCACGTAGTAGCCTCTCAGAAAATTGCTTCGGCAAGGATGTCGTAATTTAACAAGCGCTTGAAAAAGTAGCTGTCGGATCCGCTCCCGAGTAATTTTAAATTCCTTGCCAATTTCATCGAGTGTGTACTCCCGCTTGTGACCAATTCCAAATCGCATTTTGACAATTTTCTCCTGACGTGGCGGTAGCTGTGTCAGCATCTCCTCAATAACCTCTGAGAGGTCAGTTTTCATCATAGTTTGAAGAGGATCCACCACATTTTGATCTGGCACCACATTCTGCAGGGTGCTTCCCTCCTCACTTCCATATGGCTTGTCGATGGAAAGAGGATCATTCATGTTGTGCAACAATTCATGGACAAGTTCTTCTGGCATCCTGCTGCGCTCGACTACCTCAACCAGTGTCGGCTGACGTCCCAATTCCATCCCCAATTGCTGAGAGGTCTTCAGTACGCGTTTCCCTTTATCAATCATGTGAACTGGGATCCGAATGGTTCTCGAATGATCTGCAATTGCTCTGGACATCGACTGGCGAATCCACCAGTTTGCGTAAGTGGATAATTTGCAACCTCGCTCGTAGTCGAACTTTTCGATAGCCCTCATCAGCCCCAAATTGCCTTCCTGAATTAGATCCTCGATCCCCAGTCCACAATGGAAGTACTTGCGGGCAATGCTAACGACAAGTCGAAGATTGGCTTCCATTAGACGGTTTTTCGCTGTCTTCATGACTTCTAGTGATTTCTGTAATTTCATCACTTGGGATAAAAATTCCTTTTCATCCTGACCAGTCTGTTCAACCAAATCTTTTTTCCACTTCATGACTGATTCCAGCAATTGATATTCCTGCAAGACGTCCTTAAATGACTGTCCTTCCAGATCCTTAATTTCCAATTGTAGGGCAGCCTCTATTGGGACATTTCCAGGTTTTTTTGCTTCCTCCCAACTTTGCATCGACTTGAAAAGCTTTTTGGATTCTACACTCTGGGATTGTTGAAGCTCGGCAATTTGCTCGCTTGCACATTCAATTTCTCGAACTCGTTGAACAAGAAATTCTGTGAATTTTTCAATCTGGCTTTGATTGAAAGAAATCCACTGAATCTGCGAATGGATTCTATTGGACAATTTATCTATCTCTTCCTTTTCCAATCGGTTTAGTTTTGAAGCTTGACCAGAATTTTTGATCATTTGCCTTGAAATGAAATCATCAGAAACCAGACGAAGTTGCTGAACTAAGGTCTCAACTCGGCTCTCTTCATCCGTCTCAAAATCATCATCATCATTAACAACAGTGATGTGACGAATGGTGATCTCTCCATTCTCCAGTCGTTGTGCCAAGTTTTGGATTTCATCAAAAACCAGTTTTGATCCGAAAAGGATCTCTTCAATCTTTTGACGATGTGATTCAATTTTTTTGGCTAGTGCTGACTCTTGTTTGCGATCAAGCAGTTCGACCCTGCTGACATCTTTTACATAAAGTTGAAAAGAATCCTGAATCGAAGATTTCTCTTTATCCACAGCAGATGAACGCGCTGATTTAGCCACAAAATTTCCTTCATCTTCACTTGAATCAGAAGCTTCTAAAACTCCAGCAAATGCGAGATGATGATTGGTTGTATTGTCTGCGTTTACAAAATTTAGAGCTTCCATAATTGCCTCCTTATTGATTTAGATATGCCATTGGTTTCCGTAGCAAACTTTCAGATTTCCTGACTAACTCATGAGAATGATAGGAACTGCGACTTTAATTCTCAAAAATATAATTAATCTGAAAAATTCAAAGAAACCTTTCGTTGATCTGTAGCTGCCTACTCCACAAGCAGTTACGATATCAATAGGATAAATAAGTTAGAGAATATGTGTGAGGAGATCGGGGGGAGAAAAAAATAGTGAAAAAAATCAATTAATTTACTTTCTTGTCACAATATTTTCAGAGATCTACTGCAGATTTTCGTGCACAAGAACCCGAATAAATCGATGAAAACATTATTTACTGAAATTTGATCATTAATTTCAGTGGTTTTGAGAACTGATCATTTTTATATATGGACGACCACTTAGTTCAATTGCAGGAGTTTGACTGGCTCTTCAGAGTCAGAAATGTCAGAGAAATCCTCTCATTCACCCCCGAAAAACCCTCAATTGGAATGATAATTTAATCAGCTTCTTTATCTTTAAAAAATAAAAGCCTGTAAAAAATAAATAATAGTTTCAAATATTTACTTGTAAATTATAGAAAAAGAAAAATGACTCTTCCTAGGAATGTACTTTTCATCATGGCAGACCAACTTCGCTGGGATTGCTTGTCCCGCTATGGAGATTCCCTAGTTTCAACTCCAAACATTGACCTACTCGCCAAGGAGGGGGTCACTTTTGACAGGGCCTATTGCCAATCTCCCATATGTGGACCTTCCCGCATGTCTTTTTACACAGGTCGTTATTCACAGTCACACGGTGCTACTTGGAATGGAATTCCTCTAAAAGTAGGAGAACTCACTCTAGGTGATTTTATGAGAGAGCAAGGCTTGGCGACCTGGCTTGTCGGCAAAACTCATTTCTATCCTGATCTCTCTGGTATAAAACGAATGGGCATTGGGCTAGACTCCCCCACTGGCCAATTACTCCAACAATGTGGTTTCCAGATTCTTGATCGGATGGAAGGACTTTATCCAGAAGGACCCAAAGGAAGATGCAATCCTCTCAAATCAACCTATGAAAAATATTTGAATAACCTCGGCTACTCTGGCCAGAACCCTTGGAATGATTGGGCAAACTCAGCGGAGGGAGAGAATGGGGCGGTATTGGAAGGTTGGTACATGCAGCACGCTCATCGACCTGCGAGGGTTGCAGAAGAGCATTCAGAAACAGCTTACACAACAAATCGTGCACTTGAATTTCTAAAACTGCATGGCCAATCTCCATGGTGTCTTCATTTATCCTACATCAAACCCCATTGGCCTTATATTGCTCCATCTCCCTACCATCGATTATTTCGAGATCTTGAACTCCCATCAGCGATTAGATCGCAAAATGAGTTGAAGAATCCCCATCCAATCTATGAAGCACTAACTAAAATACGAGTAAGTAGAGCATTCTCTAAGAGAGAAGTCCGTGATCGTGTCTTGCCAACATATCTTGGCCTCGTCAAACAGTTAGATGACCACCTCGGCAGACTATTTCAGTTCATGAAAGACCAAGGGTCATTCGATCAAACGTTAATTATTTTCACTTCAGATCACGGGGATTATCTAGGGGATCATTGGTTGGGGGAGAAAGATTGGTTTCACGAACCGTCCGTAAAGATTCCTTTGATTATTCGAGATCCTTCTCAATCGGCTAATTCCTCACGTGGGTCAAGATCCACAGAGTTAGTGGAATCAATTGACCTGATTCCAACATTCATCGAAGCCTTGGGAGGAGCTTTCCCAGATCATATTCTTGAGGGAAAATCTCTCAAACCTTTGCTGCACAGTGAATCTACTAAGTCCATTCGAGAATGCGCAATCAGCGAATACGATTACTCAGTTGCTCCAATATCTTCACTACTAAACGCAGATCCAAAAAAAGCTCGGATCTACATGGTGGCCACTCACCGTTGGAAATACATTCATACTGTCGGATATCGTCCAGTTCTGTTCGATTTGCAGGAGGATCCTATGGAGCTGAATGATCTTGGAGATGACGCTGGCTACTCCAAAATTAAACGTGAACTTAATGACCAACTCCTGGAGTGGAGTCTCCGTCATTCACAAAGAATCACGATGTCTAATTCAGGGTTGGTTTCTCGGCGGGGCCGTTCAGAGGGTTTGGGAATTAGGATAGGTTATTGGTAAAAATGATCTTTTTGGTTGATCAACTAGATGAAATATTCAAAATGTAACTAAATTAGAGATAAAATTTAAGCAAATGTGGACTCAAATTTTGATGAAAAAAATCAAAACGTAAGAAACAAAGAGTTTTTTCACTAAATGGATTCGAAACAGCTTAAGCAAAGTTGAAGAAAAAGCCGTATCACTTAGAATGAAAAGAAAAACCACATTTGCAAAATAATTTGCTTGGCAGCGAATTGACAACGGAGAAATCAATCATAGCTTAACAGATTATGGGGATGACATTGAAAGAATCGAAGATGTCAAATCTGATTAACCAAGCATGTCTGTGAAAGTGATAATATCAGAAAATTAAAGTAGATTAATTTTACCCTTCATAATTGCCCAATGACCTGGAAAAGAACAAAAATAGATAAAACTTTTGGTACT comes from SAR324 cluster bacterium and encodes:
- a CDS encoding macro domain-containing protein, which produces MRLQAILGDITELSVDAIVNSCNNQMHLGYSEISKCIQEITEGRIQQALLHDPNIELPVPLGTVCVTKGDLLPCRWIFHLATHRSWEEMSRDAHLEEGDQEFWEIVQELVLDAIRVGLNNLIATSEEIQAKSLALPLIGSGSLGFPISLMADVILGTLHQILEETPTNHLKKIQVVTLDEKVFQALQERIDGLDWNFAEKNSFATEEDWEEFLAETGSESPISNEPTLESEPEKRILEKGLEDLRNQLQTSHQREKRLLRQIEQLVRENKELKAKAHRAITGQSQPIDLWARIDLPSPLAYAQNLRMAETDPNRCHINMLNAIGIVSKYFSALICAEYLHAGCFSKELNSELRHRFRQGPMTDGSWVWVGKRIARAFYDADLYGQLVREVPRAWITERGEWGGFSEALQQLVSYRNRIHDPVNADSGHASAWLELVLPVWVQMCKYSEPMTSYELLFIDQISDFSDDLGEEVSYSIKRLRGGFFVPPSETLKLRQHLKSGRLYLQSANSPDLLSLHPFLTYEYSRVTNNRETFCLDQIQHSTLHYKAFRYAHRSSLNDDKQFPL
- a CDS encoding sigma-70 family RNA polymerase sigma factor, whose amino-acid sequence is MEALNFVNADNTTNHHLAFAGVLEASDSSEDEGNFVAKSARSSAVDKEKSSIQDSFQLYVKDVSRVELLDRKQESALAKKIESHRQKIEEILFGSKLVFDEIQNLAQRLENGEITIRHITVVNDDDDFETDEESRVETLVQQLRLVSDDFISRQMIKNSGQASKLNRLEKEEIDKLSNRIHSQIQWISFNQSQIEKFTEFLVQRVREIECASEQIAELQQSQSVESKKLFKSMQSWEEAKKPGNVPIEAALQLEIKDLEGQSFKDVLQEYQLLESVMKWKKDLVEQTGQDEKEFLSQVMKLQKSLEVMKTAKNRLMEANLRLVVSIARKYFHCGLGIEDLIQEGNLGLMRAIEKFDYERGCKLSTYANWWIRQSMSRAIADHSRTIRIPVHMIDKGKRVLKTSQQLGMELGRQPTLVEVVERSRMPEELVHELLHNMNDPLSIDKPYGSEEGSTLQNVVPDQNVVDPLQTMMKTDLSEVIEEMLTQLPPRQEKIVKMRFGIGHKREYTLDEIGKEFKITRERIRQLLFQALVKLRHPCRSNFLRGYYVEGC
- a CDS encoding sulfatase-like hydrolase/transferase — translated: MTLPRNVLFIMADQLRWDCLSRYGDSLVSTPNIDLLAKEGVTFDRAYCQSPICGPSRMSFYTGRYSQSHGATWNGIPLKVGELTLGDFMREQGLATWLVGKTHFYPDLSGIKRMGIGLDSPTGQLLQQCGFQILDRMEGLYPEGPKGRCNPLKSTYEKYLNNLGYSGQNPWNDWANSAEGENGAVLEGWYMQHAHRPARVAEEHSETAYTTNRALEFLKLHGQSPWCLHLSYIKPHWPYIAPSPYHRLFRDLELPSAIRSQNELKNPHPIYEALTKIRVSRAFSKREVRDRVLPTYLGLVKQLDDHLGRLFQFMKDQGSFDQTLIIFTSDHGDYLGDHWLGEKDWFHEPSVKIPLIIRDPSQSANSSRGSRSTELVESIDLIPTFIEALGGAFPDHILEGKSLKPLLHSESTKSIRECAISEYDYSVAPISSLLNADPKKARIYMVATHRWKYIHTVGYRPVLFDLQEDPMELNDLGDDAGYSKIKRELNDQLLEWSLRHSQRITMSNSGLVSRRGRSEGLGIRIGYW